A portion of the Rhodopseudomonas sp. BAL398 genome contains these proteins:
- a CDS encoding L,D-transpeptidase has product MASLVTKLGLLAAGILLSGCMQTTYQETSQTVFKPRDKELLAKVSYTKTPVAEPFRRAIVDYHRKEAPGSILVDSDNHYLYLVQDGGKAIRYGITVGEEAMAWSGIAKVGAMTEWPPWHPTQSEISRLGVPKYVPPGPDNPMGSRALYLYSGGKDTLFRIHGTNQPEYIGSSISSGCIRLTNEDVIDLYNRVKPGAIVVVLEPKHGDSPVNSKLALQGGGSSPF; this is encoded by the coding sequence ATGGCGTCATTAGTGACGAAGCTGGGATTATTGGCTGCGGGCATTTTGCTGTCCGGTTGCATGCAGACGACCTATCAGGAGACGTCGCAGACGGTGTTCAAGCCGCGTGACAAGGAATTGCTCGCCAAGGTGTCCTATACCAAGACCCCGGTCGCCGAGCCCTTCCGCCGCGCCATCGTCGACTATCACCGCAAGGAAGCGCCGGGCTCGATCCTGGTCGATTCCGACAATCATTACCTCTATCTGGTGCAAGACGGCGGCAAGGCGATCCGCTACGGCATCACCGTGGGCGAGGAAGCGATGGCCTGGTCCGGCATCGCCAAGGTCGGCGCCATGACCGAGTGGCCGCCGTGGCATCCGACCCAGAGCGAAATCTCCCGCCTGGGCGTGCCGAAATATGTGCCGCCAGGCCCGGACAATCCGATGGGCTCGCGCGCGCTGTATCTGTATTCCGGCGGCAAGGACACCCTGTTCCGGATTCACGGCACTAACCAGCCGGAATATATCGGCTCGTCGATTTCGTCTGGCTGCATCCGCCTGACCAATGAGGACGTCATCGACCTCTACAACCGGGTGAAGCCGGGCGCCATCGTTGTGGTGCTCGAGCCCAAGCACGGCGACTCGCCGGTCAATTCGAAATTGGCCCTGCAGGGCGGCGGCAGCAGCCCGTTCTGA
- a CDS encoding extensin family protein, which yields MLAIAVLVLMLLSPSAQARTARGGISMPWDGLFQDSRPRRRAAKPRRVGGVPLPRARPAEAPSAQAPADTAPAAQSAEPAKPAKPAEPVKPLEAVKPLEAVKPPEPAVAAKPARPGQARPEQASPPPLPEPKPADVASEPPPPSACRLALTEAIAIAPSIPDITGPGGCGGTDLVRLEAVVLPDHSRVAVQPAAVLRCTMASALADWIRSDIAPLAASLNTKLSHLDNFDSFECRGRNRVKGAKMSEHGRANALDVRGVTLANGRMLSFTDREVPHDLRQTVMASVCARFTTVLGPGSDGYHEDHIHLDLAQRHNGYRICQWNVLDPAVAPVPAARPADAPRDSVAAKEAAPPKAEQAAPPGAAKSDAKSDAKSDAELEAKSKAESKAKSKAESKAKPKAKRESKPSTKPAVKPGKPIDLSGTQTRATKKPAPAKRPEATKKRRDDRRF from the coding sequence ATGCTGGCGATCGCCGTTCTGGTGCTGATGCTGTTGTCGCCATCGGCTCAGGCGCGCACCGCGCGCGGCGGGATCAGCATGCCATGGGACGGCTTGTTTCAGGATTCGCGGCCGCGCAGACGGGCCGCCAAGCCCCGGCGCGTCGGCGGCGTGCCGCTGCCACGCGCGCGTCCCGCCGAGGCGCCGTCCGCGCAAGCCCCGGCCGATACAGCGCCCGCGGCGCAATCGGCCGAACCGGCCAAACCGGCCAAGCCGGCCGAACCGGTCAAGCCGCTCGAAGCGGTTAAGCCGCTCGAAGCGGTTAAGCCGCCCGAACCGGCGGTGGCGGCCAAACCTGCTCGGCCGGGGCAGGCTCGGCCTGAGCAAGCTTCGCCGCCCCCGCTTCCCGAGCCAAAGCCGGCCGATGTCGCCTCCGAACCGCCGCCGCCCTCGGCTTGCCGCTTGGCGCTGACCGAGGCGATCGCGATCGCGCCCAGCATCCCGGACATCACCGGGCCGGGCGGTTGCGGCGGCACCGATCTGGTTCGGCTCGAGGCGGTGGTGTTGCCGGATCACAGTCGCGTCGCGGTCCAGCCGGCCGCGGTCCTGCGTTGCACGATGGCCAGCGCGCTGGCGGACTGGATCCGCTCCGACATCGCGCCGCTGGCGGCATCGCTCAACACCAAGCTCAGCCATCTGGACAATTTCGATTCCTTCGAGTGTCGCGGCCGCAACCGGGTGAAGGGCGCGAAAATGTCCGAGCATGGCCGCGCCAATGCGCTGGATGTCCGCGGCGTCACGCTTGCCAATGGCCGGATGCTCTCATTCACCGACCGCGAGGTGCCGCACGATCTGCGGCAAACCGTGATGGCCTCGGTCTGCGCGCGCTTTACCACGGTGCTGGGGCCGGGCTCGGACGGCTATCACGAGGACCACATCCACCTCGATCTGGCGCAGCGGCACAACGGCTACCGGATCTGCCAGTGGAACGTGCTGGATCCGGCGGTGGCGCCAGTGCCGGCGGCGCGGCCGGCCGACGCGCCGCGCGATTCTGTGGCTGCCAAGGAGGCGGCGCCGCCAAAGGCCGAGCAAGCAGCGCCACCGGGTGCCGCCAAATCAGATGCCAAATCAGATGCCAAGTCAGACGCCGAGCTGGAAGCCAAATCCAAGGCCGAATCCAAGGCCAAATCCAAGGCCGAATCCAAGGCCAAGCCAAAAGCCAAGCGCGAATCCAAGCCTTCCACCAAGCCTGCGGTCAAGCCAGGGAAGCCGATCGATCTGTCGGGCACCCAAACGCGGGCGACCAAAAAACCGGCGCCCGCGAAGCGCCCCGAGGCAACAAAAAAGCGCCGGGATGACCGGCGCTTTTGA
- a CDS encoding fatty-acid--CoA ligase: protein MLGLMQDWPLLCHRIIEHAAQIHGNQEVVSRSVEGPIVRTTYAEIHKRALKVSQMLDRSGVKLGDRVATIAWNTARHLECWYGIMGIGAICHTVNPRLFPDQIVWIVNHAQDRVMITDLTFVPILEKIADKLPSVERFIILTDAAHMPQTTLKNAVAYEEWLKEADGDFAWKSFDENTAAAMCYTSGTTGDPKGVLYSHRSNVLHALMANNPDALGTRAQDTMLPVVPLFHANSWGIAFSAPSMGTKLVMPGAKLDGASVYELLSTEKVTHTAGVPTVWLMLLQHMAKEKLTLPDLKMVVCGGSAMPRSMIKAFVDMGCEARHAWGMTEMSPLGTLATMKPPFDKLEGDAKLDRLSTQGYPPFGVQMKITDDAGKEVPWDGATFGRLKVSGPAVSKAYYRVDSEILDDAGFFDTGDVATIDADAYMRITDRSKDVIKSGGEWISSIDLENLAVGHPKVAEAAVIGVYHPKWDERPLLIVQLKPDETCSREEILSYMDGKIAKWWMPDDIVFIDAIPHTATGKILKTALRDQFKTYAFPIAAA from the coding sequence ATGCTTGGATTGATGCAAGACTGGCCTTTGCTTTGTCACCGGATTATCGAACACGCGGCCCAGATCCATGGCAATCAGGAGGTGGTCTCGCGTTCGGTCGAAGGGCCGATTGTTCGCACCACTTACGCCGAAATTCACAAGCGCGCGCTGAAAGTGAGCCAGATGCTGGACCGCTCCGGCGTCAAGCTCGGCGACCGCGTCGCCACCATCGCCTGGAACACGGCCCGCCACCTGGAATGCTGGTACGGCATCATGGGAATCGGCGCGATCTGCCACACCGTCAATCCGCGGCTGTTCCCGGACCAGATCGTCTGGATCGTCAATCACGCCCAGGACCGGGTGATGATCACCGACCTCACCTTCGTGCCGATCCTGGAAAAGATCGCCGACAAGCTGCCCAGCGTCGAGCGCTTCATCATCCTGACCGACGCGGCGCATATGCCGCAGACCACGCTGAAAAACGCGGTCGCCTATGAGGAATGGCTGAAGGAAGCCGACGGCGACTTTGCGTGGAAGAGCTTCGACGAAAACACCGCCGCGGCGATGTGCTACACCTCGGGCACCACCGGCGACCCCAAGGGCGTGTTGTATTCGCATCGTTCGAATGTCCTGCACGCCTTGATGGCCAATAATCCGGACGCGCTCGGCACCCGCGCCCAGGACACCATGCTTCCGGTGGTCCCTTTGTTCCACGCCAACAGCTGGGGCATCGCGTTTTCGGCGCCATCGATGGGCACCAAGCTGGTGATGCCCGGCGCCAAGCTCGACGGCGCCTCGGTCTATGAGCTGCTGTCGACCGAAAAGGTGACGCATACTGCCGGCGTGCCGACCGTTTGGCTGATGCTGCTGCAGCACATGGCCAAGGAGAAGCTGACGCTGCCGGACCTGAAAATGGTGGTGTGCGGCGGCTCGGCGATGCCGCGCTCGATGATCAAGGCCTTCGTCGACATGGGCTGCGAGGCCCGCCACGCCTGGGGCATGACCGAGATGAGCCCGCTGGGCACGCTGGCGACGATGAAGCCGCCCTTCGACAAGCTCGAAGGCGACGCCAAGCTCGACCGGCTCTCGACCCAGGGCTACCCGCCGTTCGGCGTGCAGATGAAGATCACCGACGATGCCGGCAAGGAGGTGCCGTGGGACGGCGCCACGTTCGGCCGGCTCAAAGTCTCGGGGCCGGCGGTGTCGAAGGCCTATTATCGCGTCGATAGCGAGATTCTCGACGATGCCGGCTTCTTCGACACCGGCGACGTCGCCACCATCGACGCCGACGCCTATATGCGGATCACCGACCGTTCCAAGGACGTGATCAAGTCCGGCGGCGAATGGATTTCCTCGATCGATCTGGAAAACCTCGCGGTCGGCCACCCCAAGGTGGCGGAAGCCGCGGTGATCGGCGTCTACCATCCCAAATGGGACGAGCGGCCGCTGTTGATCGTGCAGCTCAAGCCCGACGAGACCTGCAGCCGCGAGGAGATCCTGTCCTATATGGACGGCAAGATCGCCAAATGGTGGATGCCGGACGACATCGTCTTCATCGATGCGATTCCCCACACCGCCACCGGCAAGATCCTGAAAACCGCGCTGCGTGATCAGTTCAAGACCTACGCCTTCCCGATCGCAGCGGCGTAG
- a CDS encoding acyltransferase family protein, whose translation MHKASPAQRNRGLDALRGSLTLLVLLHHTALTYGAPGAWFYREIAPDGSPSSLLLTLFVAVNQAFFMGLFFLLAGYFTPASLRAKGVARFSRDRLRRLGLPLLAFGLVLGPVTVALAQTGRGRPFLDTLLALWRQLRFVEGPLWFAEALLIFSAAALLWHLTVRHKGGVAQTEDRTFPSNRALAAAAIGTGLAAFGLRLWWPVGTEIWGLQLGYFAGYTVLFVTGCLAADQNWLERIPPVRVRLWSRVALICIPVLPLGILLGAQWPALGGPTEGGVNAQALLYALWEPLVAWGIILWLLAFYQRRFPRLDGLWRPLAARAYTIYIIHPPVLVVVALAGRDIAAPALLKFGVTGLATCAISFSLAGLILRIPAARRIL comes from the coding sequence ATGCACAAGGCCTCACCGGCGCAACGCAATCGCGGCCTTGATGCGTTGCGGGGCAGCCTGACGCTGCTGGTGCTGCTGCATCACACAGCGCTCACCTATGGGGCGCCCGGCGCCTGGTTCTATCGGGAAATCGCGCCCGACGGATCGCCAAGCTCGCTGCTGCTGACCCTGTTCGTCGCGGTCAATCAGGCGTTCTTCATGGGGCTGTTCTTCCTGCTCGCGGGCTATTTCACGCCGGCATCGCTGCGCGCCAAGGGCGTGGCGCGGTTTTCCCGCGACCGGCTGCGACGGCTCGGCCTGCCGCTGCTCGCTTTCGGTCTGGTGCTCGGTCCCGTCACGGTGGCGCTGGCGCAGACCGGCCGCGGCCGGCCGTTCCTCGACACGCTGTTGGCGCTGTGGCGCCAGCTGCGCTTTGTCGAAGGCCCGCTATGGTTCGCCGAGGCACTGCTGATCTTCAGCGCCGCCGCCCTGCTCTGGCATCTGACGGTTCGCCACAAGGGGGGCGTCGCGCAGACCGAAGATCGTACCTTTCCATCAAACCGGGCGCTTGCGGCGGCAGCGATCGGCACCGGGCTCGCGGCCTTCGGCTTGCGGCTGTGGTGGCCGGTGGGGACCGAGATCTGGGGCCTGCAGCTCGGCTATTTTGCCGGCTATACGGTGCTGTTTGTCACCGGCTGCCTCGCCGCCGACCAGAACTGGCTGGAGCGAATTCCACCAGTGCGGGTGCGGCTGTGGTCGCGCGTGGCGCTGATCTGCATTCCGGTGCTGCCGCTGGGGATTCTGCTCGGCGCGCAATGGCCGGCGCTGGGCGGGCCGACCGAGGGCGGCGTCAATGCGCAGGCGCTGCTCTATGCCTTGTGGGAGCCGCTGGTCGCGTGGGGAATCATTCTGTGGCTGCTGGCGTTCTATCAGCGCCGTTTTCCCCGCCTCGACGGATTGTGGCGGCCGCTCGCCGCCCGCGCCTATACGATCTACATCATCCATCCGCCGGTGCTGGTCGTCGTAGCGCTGGCCGGGCGCGACATCGCGGCGCCGGCGCTGCTGAAGTTCGGTGTCACCGGCCTGGCGACCTGCGCGATCAGCTTCTCGCTGGCCGGCCTGATCCTGCGGATTCCCGCCGCGCGGCGGATTCTCTGA
- a CDS encoding DUF1499 domain-containing protein has translation MARRFSAPYQTEPVSGLATWARHLAVFAAVAALVSIIVVRFGFLEVRPAVATLFGALACACVSILVALAGFAAIWQNGSRGMGRILVALLIDAALLAYPAYLGLQYRKLPAIHDITTDSINPPKFDTLARLRTGDGPNTAVYAGLYSAEQQRRAYPDIDTLQLDVPVQKAYDIALHLVTRRKWRVVDARAPQPPRREGHIEAVALTPIMAIRQDVVIRVLPDGVGSKVDIRSSSRYFESDLGSNAARIRKLIEDINTAVDNAPEPKAPAPTKAPPKGKKK, from the coding sequence ATGGCCCGCAGGTTTTCCGCGCCCTATCAGACGGAACCGGTGTCCGGTCTGGCGACCTGGGCGCGACATCTGGCGGTGTTCGCCGCCGTCGCCGCCTTGGTCTCGATCATCGTGGTGCGCTTCGGCTTCCTCGAGGTGCGCCCCGCGGTGGCGACGTTGTTCGGCGCGCTGGCCTGCGCCTGCGTGTCGATCCTGGTGGCGCTGGCCGGTTTCGCGGCGATCTGGCAGAACGGCTCGCGCGGCATGGGGCGGATCCTGGTGGCGCTGCTGATCGATGCCGCGCTGCTGGCCTACCCGGCCTATCTCGGGCTGCAATATCGCAAGCTGCCGGCGATCCACGACATCACCACCGATTCGATCAATCCGCCGAAATTCGACACGCTGGCGCGGCTGCGCACCGGCGACGGGCCCAACACCGCGGTCTATGCCGGACTGTATTCCGCCGAACAACAGCGCCGGGCCTATCCGGACATCGATACGCTGCAGCTCGATGTCCCGGTGCAGAAGGCCTACGACATCGCGCTGCATCTGGTGACCAGGCGGAAATGGCGCGTGGTCGACGCCCGCGCCCCGCAGCCGCCGCGCCGCGAGGGCCATATCGAGGCGGTGGCGCTGACGCCGATCATGGCGATCCGCCAGGACGTCGTGATCCGGGTGCTGCCCGACGGCGTCGGCTCCAAGGTCGATATCCGCTCCTCATCGCGCTATTTCGAAAGCGACCTCGGCAGCAATGCCGCGCGAATCCGCAAGCTGATCGAGGACATCAACACCGCCGTCGACAACGCCCCGGAGCCGAAGGCCCCCGCCCCCACCAAGGCGCCGCCGAAGGGCAAGAAGAAGTAG
- a CDS encoding MBL fold metallo-hydrolase, translating to MSDNDDVPFNRDFPLAPGVVDEPVPGVRRLLCNNPSPYTFTGTVSYIVGRGNVAIIDPGPDNEAHAAALLDAVRGETVTHILVTHTHKDHSPNTPRLKALTGAPVYAEGVHRAARPYFESETVSTESGADRAFRPDIAIGDGDVIEGDGWALEAVTTPGHCANHLAFAWKERDLSFVGDHVMGWATSIVAPPDGSMVDYMNSLHKLAARDEQLYFSGHGPQIPEGPRYTRFLIRHRQAREASILHRLGKGETDIATIVRAIYIGIDPRLTGAAGYSVLAHLEDLVSRGIVATEGDPSIGGRYRLA from the coding sequence ATGAGCGACAATGACGACGTCCCGTTCAACCGCGATTTCCCGCTGGCTCCCGGCGTGGTCGACGAGCCGGTGCCGGGCGTGCGCCGCCTGTTGTGCAACAACCCGTCGCCCTACACTTTCACCGGCACGGTGAGCTACATCGTCGGCCGCGGCAATGTGGCGATCATCGATCCCGGCCCCGACAACGAGGCCCATGCGGCCGCGTTGCTGGACGCGGTGCGCGGCGAGACCGTGACGCATATTCTGGTCACCCACACCCACAAGGACCATTCGCCGAATACGCCGCGGCTGAAGGCGCTGACCGGCGCGCCGGTCTATGCGGAGGGCGTGCATCGCGCCGCGCGGCCCTATTTCGAAAGCGAAACCGTCTCCACCGAATCCGGCGCCGACCGCGCGTTCCGGCCCGACATCGCGATCGGCGACGGCGACGTGATCGAAGGCGACGGCTGGGCGCTGGAGGCGGTCACCACGCCGGGCCATTGCGCCAATCATCTGGCCTTCGCCTGGAAGGAGCGCGATCTGTCCTTCGTCGGCGATCACGTGATGGGTTGGGCGACCTCGATCGTGGCGCCGCCAGACGGCTCGATGGTCGACTACATGAATTCGCTGCACAAGCTCGCCGCCCGCGACGAGCAATTATACTTCTCCGGCCACGGCCCGCAGATCCCCGAAGGCCCGCGCTACACCCGCTTTCTGATCCGCCACCGCCAGGCCCGCGAGGCCTCGATCCTGCACCGGCTCGGCAAGGGCGAGACCGACATCGCCACTATCGTCCGGGCCATCTATATCGGCATCGATCCGCGGCTGACCGGCGCCGCCGGCTATTCGGTGCTGGCGCATCTGGAAGATCTGGTGTCGCGCGGCATCGTCGCCACCGAGGGCGACCCCTCGATCGGCGGCCGCTATCGGCTGGCCTAG
- a CDS encoding acyl-CoA dehydrogenase produces the protein MSVRPQTKDKPAPVNFQWDDPFLLEEQLTEDERMIRDTARAYAQDKLLPRVSKAYLEETTDREIFNEMGELGLIGITLPEEYGCANASYVAYGLVAREIERVDSGYRSMNSVQSSLVMHPIYAYGDENQRKKYLPKLASGEWVGCFGLTEPDAGSDPGGMKTRAEKVSDGYRLTGTKMWISNAPIADVFVVWAKSPEHNNQIRGFILEKGMKGLSAPKIGGKLSLRASITGEIVMDGVVVGEEALLPNVSGLKGPFGCLNRARYGISWGAMGAAEDCMHRARQYTLDRKQFNRPLAATQLVQKKLADMQTEIALALQGSLRVGRLMDEGKMAPEMISIVKRNNCGKALDIARMARDMHGGNGIQIEYHVMRHAQNLETVNTYEGTHDVHALILGRAITGIQAFS, from the coding sequence ATGAGCGTGCGCCCGCAGACCAAGGACAAGCCGGCTCCGGTGAATTTCCAGTGGGACGACCCGTTCCTGCTCGAGGAGCAGCTGACCGAGGACGAGCGCATGATCCGCGACACCGCGCGGGCCTATGCGCAGGACAAGCTGCTGCCGCGGGTGAGCAAGGCCTATCTCGAAGAGACTACCGATCGCGAGATCTTCAACGAGATGGGCGAACTCGGCCTGATCGGCATCACGCTGCCGGAGGAATATGGCTGCGCCAATGCCAGCTACGTCGCCTATGGGTTGGTGGCGCGCGAGATCGAGCGGGTCGATTCCGGCTATCGCTCGATGAATTCGGTGCAGTCGTCGCTGGTGATGCATCCGATCTACGCCTATGGCGACGAGAACCAGCGCAAGAAATATCTGCCCAAGCTCGCCAGCGGCGAATGGGTCGGCTGCTTCGGCCTCACCGAGCCCGATGCCGGTTCCGATCCCGGCGGCATGAAGACCCGCGCCGAGAAGGTCAGCGACGGCTATCGCCTCACGGGCACCAAGATGTGGATCTCGAACGCGCCGATCGCCGACGTCTTCGTGGTCTGGGCCAAGTCGCCCGAGCACAACAACCAGATCCGCGGCTTCATTCTCGAAAAGGGCATGAAGGGGTTGTCGGCGCCGAAGATCGGCGGCAAGCTCAGTTTGCGCGCCTCGATCACCGGCGAAATCGTGATGGACGGCGTCGTGGTCGGCGAAGAGGCGTTGCTGCCGAATGTGTCCGGCCTCAAAGGCCCGTTCGGCTGCCTCAACCGTGCCCGCTACGGCATCTCCTGGGGCGCGATGGGCGCCGCCGAAGATTGCATGCACCGCGCCCGGCAATACACGCTCGACCGCAAGCAGTTCAACCGGCCGCTGGCCGCGACCCAGCTGGTGCAGAAGAAGCTCGCCGACATGCAGACCGAGATCGCGCTGGCCCTGCAGGGCAGCCTGCGGGTCGGCCGGCTGATGGACGAAGGCAAGATGGCGCCGGAGATGATCTCGATCGTCAAGCGCAACAATTGCGGCAAGGCGCTCGACATCGCCCGCATGGCCCGCGACATGCACGGCGGCAACGGCATCCAGATCGAATACCACGTGATGCGCCACGCCCAGAACCTCGAGACCGTGAACACCTATGAGGGCACCCACGACGTCCACGCGCTGATCCTCGGCCGCGCCATCACCGGGATCCAGGCGTTTTCGTAA